A single region of the Thermoleophilum album genome encodes:
- a CDS encoding glycosyltransferase family 2 protein, with amino-acid sequence MAARSEIDVVIPSWNGRDLTLACLEQLASQTVAVRTIVVDNGSSDGTADAVRERFPAVEVVELATNRGFGPAVNVGVAHGDAPFVVVVNNDVLCPPQFIERLVAPLRDDNSVGMVASVLVRPDGRIDGYGLEVDRTLAAFNRFEGLRLPPGSLDENGLLGPSGGAAAYRRSAYESAGGFDENLFGYMEDVDLALRLRAAGWRAAGARRAVATHSRAVTFGHRSSRQVSIAGFARAYMVRKYSLLSQGVGRAATVLAWEVAVVAGEFLLGNGPAAVRGRVRGWRARGDAPATAVPWEVVDEKIGVLGAAVRRLRAVTT; translated from the coding sequence ATGGCGGCGAGAAGCGAAATCGACGTCGTCATACCGTCCTGGAACGGGCGCGATCTGACGCTCGCTTGTCTGGAACAGCTAGCCAGCCAGACCGTCGCGGTTCGGACGATCGTCGTCGACAACGGCTCGAGCGACGGCACCGCCGATGCCGTTCGCGAGCGCTTCCCTGCTGTGGAGGTCGTCGAGCTAGCGACGAACCGCGGCTTCGGCCCCGCCGTCAACGTCGGCGTGGCGCATGGCGACGCTCCCTTCGTTGTGGTTGTCAACAACGACGTGCTCTGTCCACCGCAGTTCATCGAACGGCTCGTCGCCCCGCTGCGTGACGACAACAGTGTGGGCATGGTGGCGTCGGTGCTCGTCCGTCCCGACGGTCGCATCGACGGCTATGGACTCGAGGTCGACCGCACGCTAGCGGCCTTCAACCGCTTCGAAGGTTTGCGCCTCCCGCCCGGGTCGCTCGACGAGAACGGTCTGCTTGGGCCGAGCGGTGGTGCTGCCGCATACCGGCGTTCCGCCTACGAGAGCGCCGGCGGTTTCGACGAGAACCTCTTCGGCTACATGGAGGACGTGGATCTCGCGCTGCGGTTGCGGGCCGCAGGATGGCGGGCAGCGGGAGCGCGTCGAGCCGTAGCCACGCACTCCCGCGCCGTGACGTTCGGCCACCGCTCGTCCCGCCAGGTGTCGATCGCCGGCTTTGCCCGCGCCTACATGGTCCGCAAGTACAGCTTGCTGTCGCAGGGTGTCGGGCGCGCCGCGACGGTGCTCGCTTGGGAGGTGGCGGTCGTCGCGGGCGAGTTCCTTCTCGGCAACGGTCCGGCGGCGGTGCGTGGACGTGTGCGCGGCTGGCGGGCCCGTGGGGACGCTCCCGCGACAGCCGTGCCGTGGGAGGTGGTGGACGAGAAGATCGGTGTGCTCGGGGCAGCGGTCAGGCGGCTGCGGGCAGTCACGACGTGA
- a CDS encoding glycosyltransferase, whose translation MGASASGGAKPRRRILLVTYYWHPANVVALNRIDAFARYLSLAGHEVTVLTTTAHAARSSRSGTTGAPGGRARVRVVRAFDAASSAFLRRLLGREPVPDEGGLAPDHHVPPPLVGSLFVPDPTVASWVPWALAAALRLARRVDAVVTSSSPEAVHLVGFALRTLGVPWVADFREPWFAEIDRVQFPLAAQRKLDALLERGVVRRADRITTATAPIAKDLADRYGVTATTVTNAWDPEFERLVANRSGVERRAERRMLVHAGSLTARSGRSPRPLAAALAQLRDSHPDEYRKLDLVLAGPVSDAERAELAPFAGEGPVRFVGRLERGPVLALEREADGLLLLTSASPFEASGKIFEYLAAGRPILALADGNAAAAIVRETGTGVVVPLDDPARVAAVLAAFVRGELDAAYTPRNLDRYRQPNPVHLLERLIEDAIASRANRGTRAPGPHARVGQPGSRAVAV comes from the coding sequence ATGGGCGCTAGCGCGAGCGGTGGCGCCAAGCCGCGCCGCCGCATCCTGCTCGTCACCTACTACTGGCACCCTGCGAACGTAGTAGCTCTGAACCGGATCGATGCTTTCGCCCGCTACCTGTCGTTGGCCGGGCACGAGGTGACAGTCTTGACGACGACCGCCCACGCCGCGCGCTCGTCGAGGTCGGGAACCACGGGCGCCCCCGGTGGGCGCGCGCGTGTGCGGGTGGTGCGGGCGTTCGACGCCGCTTCCTCTGCGTTTCTGCGCCGACTGCTCGGCCGGGAGCCCGTGCCCGACGAGGGCGGGCTGGCCCCCGACCATCACGTGCCGCCGCCGCTCGTGGGGTCGCTGTTCGTGCCCGACCCGACCGTCGCTTCCTGGGTTCCGTGGGCACTCGCGGCCGCGCTCCGGCTGGCGCGCCGTGTCGACGCTGTAGTCACAAGTAGCTCCCCCGAGGCGGTGCATTTAGTGGGTTTTGCTTTGCGGACCCTTGGTGTTCCGTGGGTTGCCGATTTCCGCGAGCCGTGGTTCGCCGAGATCGATCGAGTGCAATTTCCGCTCGCCGCGCAGCGCAAGCTAGACGCGCTGCTCGAGCGGGGCGTAGTGCGACGCGCGGATCGGATCACCACAGCGACGGCGCCGATCGCGAAGGATCTTGCCGATCGCTACGGCGTCACTGCGACGACGGTCACGAACGCGTGGGATCCAGAGTTCGAGCGACTCGTCGCGAACCGATCGGGTGTCGAGCGACGTGCCGAGCGTCGCATGCTCGTGCACGCCGGGTCGCTCACCGCCCGCAGCGGCCGGTCGCCGCGCCCGCTGGCGGCGGCGCTCGCGCAGCTTCGCGACAGCCACCCCGACGAGTACCGCAAGCTCGACCTGGTGTTGGCAGGGCCGGTCTCGGACGCCGAGCGCGCCGAGCTCGCGCCGTTCGCCGGCGAGGGCCCGGTGCGGTTCGTCGGGCGCCTCGAGCGCGGGCCGGTGCTGGCGCTCGAGCGCGAAGCGGACGGGCTGCTTCTGCTCACGAGCGCGAGTCCGTTCGAGGCGAGCGGCAAGATTTTCGAGTACCTCGCGGCCGGTCGCCCGATCTTGGCTCTGGCGGATGGCAACGCGGCGGCGGCGATCGTGCGCGAGACGGGAACCGGAGTCGTCGTGCCGCTCGACGATCCAGCGCGGGTCGCGGCGGTGCTCGCCGCGTTCGTGCGCGGCGAGCTCGACGCCGCCTACACGCCGCGCAACCTCGACCGCTACCGGCAGCCGAACCCTGTGCATCTGCTCGAGCGGCTGATCGAGGATGCGATAGCTAGCCGTGCGAACCGTGGGACGCGAGCTCCCGGGCCGCACGCGCGTGTCGGCCAGCCCGGATCGCGAGCGGTCGCTGTTTGA
- a CDS encoding glycosyltransferase: protein MATHEIAVVIPTRNGARWLADTLALLRGEAPDVEILVIDSGSTDETVAIAERAGVRVERIDPRDFGHGRTRNLAMELTSAPLVAFLTQDAVPEPGWLAAWPEAFARFERVGAAFGPHLPWPDTPAPIARELEEFFPRFEHPAAPRDPVPLTTLDDPFLSNVNACYRRACWQELRFPDVPYGEDRAFALAMRESGWALAYVPRARVRHAHSYPPLDFARRYFDEFRALALVFGHREPWLGPLSLARYVARNTLADVRWLRRRRKLSTGAAVRQAPRCALHHTTRALFAPLGSRGVRLPGALQRLLSLEGRAVRAPGQGDAKRHAGAASGDSGREGTAAVRTARRSQTDPYLAGALDVQGARPLNRDRLLAVRERPLHVAFVVPPWDKGSGGHTTILRFVRYLEERGHTCTLWLHDPAQYRTWAWNGVLRHSIVHDFMRVRAPVFNGFEHWHGADVAVATGWETVYRVLSLPDTGARVYLVQDHEPDFFPASAERVLAERTYTLPGLRIITAGRWLSELLRDRYGVASDHFELGVDHEIYKPDPRAQRIPMSVAMYGRFVTGRRGVPLVRDALGLLWQRGIRPRVFVFGTEEPPEMPFPYEFVGVVSARQLARLYNQVTVGVALSLTNYSLVPLEMLACGLPVVDVAGGSLERELGHGSGVLYTEATPAALAAALEELLGDRDKWRDASSAASAATAAALWGRAAERFYASVESALQAAARAAESADGAARQVAVSDRQR, encoded by the coding sequence GTGGCCACGCACGAGATCGCCGTCGTCATCCCGACCCGGAACGGGGCGCGCTGGCTGGCTGACACGCTGGCGCTCCTGCGCGGCGAAGCACCCGACGTCGAGATACTCGTGATCGACTCCGGCTCGACCGACGAAACAGTGGCGATCGCCGAACGCGCAGGGGTGCGGGTGGAGCGGATCGACCCGCGCGACTTCGGGCACGGTCGCACCCGCAACCTGGCGATGGAGCTCACGAGCGCCCCGCTTGTCGCGTTCCTCACCCAGGACGCCGTCCCCGAGCCGGGCTGGCTCGCCGCCTGGCCGGAAGCGTTCGCCCGCTTCGAGCGCGTCGGGGCGGCCTTCGGCCCGCACCTACCCTGGCCCGACACCCCGGCCCCGATAGCGCGCGAGCTCGAAGAGTTCTTCCCCCGTTTCGAGCACCCCGCAGCGCCTCGCGACCCTGTGCCGCTTACCACGCTTGACGACCCCTTCCTCTCCAACGTCAACGCCTGCTACCGGCGAGCGTGCTGGCAAGAGCTGCGCTTTCCCGACGTTCCCTACGGCGAGGACCGCGCCTTCGCTCTGGCGATGCGCGAAAGCGGCTGGGCGCTCGCCTACGTGCCGCGTGCGCGGGTGCGCCACGCGCACTCCTATCCGCCGCTCGACTTCGCGCGCCGCTACTTCGACGAGTTCCGCGCGCTCGCCCTCGTCTTCGGCCATCGCGAACCCTGGCTGGGACCGCTGTCGCTAGCCCGCTACGTGGCGCGCAACACACTCGCCGATGTGCGCTGGTTGCGCAGGCGTCGCAAACTGAGCACGGGGGCGGCCGTCCGCCAGGCGCCGCGCTGCGCCCTGCACCACACAACGCGCGCGCTGTTCGCACCGCTCGGGTCGCGCGGTGTGCGGCTCCCCGGGGCGCTGCAGCGGCTGCTGTCGCTCGAGGGTCGGGCGGTGCGCGCGCCGGGCCAGGGAGACGCGAAGCGCCACGCTGGTGCAGCGAGCGGCGACAGCGGACGCGAAGGCACGGCGGCAGTGCGGACGGCTCGCCGCAGCCAGACCGATCCGTACCTCGCCGGAGCATTGGACGTACAGGGAGCCAGGCCACTCAACCGCGACCGACTCCTCGCCGTGCGCGAGCGGCCGCTCCACGTGGCTTTCGTCGTCCCGCCGTGGGACAAAGGCAGCGGCGGCCACACCACGATCCTGCGTTTCGTTCGCTACCTCGAGGAGCGCGGGCACACCTGCACCCTGTGGCTACACGATCCCGCGCAGTACCGCACCTGGGCGTGGAACGGTGTGCTGCGGCACTCGATCGTGCACGACTTCATGCGCGTCCGTGCGCCTGTGTTCAACGGTTTCGAGCACTGGCACGGAGCGGACGTCGCCGTCGCCACCGGCTGGGAGACCGTCTACCGCGTGCTCTCGCTGCCTGACACAGGCGCCCGCGTCTACCTCGTTCAGGACCACGAGCCGGATTTCTTTCCGGCTTCGGCCGAGCGCGTGCTCGCGGAGCGCACCTACACACTGCCCGGCCTGCGCATCATCACCGCCGGACGCTGGCTGTCTGAGCTGCTGCGCGACCGCTACGGCGTCGCGAGCGACCACTTCGAGCTCGGGGTCGACCACGAGATCTACAAGCCCGACCCCCGCGCGCAGCGCATCCCGATGAGCGTCGCGATGTACGGGCGCTTCGTCACCGGTCGCCGCGGCGTGCCGCTGGTACGCGACGCGCTCGGTCTCCTCTGGCAGCGTGGCATCCGACCGCGCGTGTTCGTCTTCGGGACCGAGGAGCCGCCCGAGATGCCGTTCCCGTACGAGTTCGTGGGCGTGGTGTCGGCGCGCCAGCTGGCGCGCCTCTACAACCAGGTCACCGTCGGGGTCGCGCTCTCGCTTACCAACTACTCGCTCGTACCGCTCGAAATGCTCGCCTGCGGCCTGCCGGTGGTGGACGTGGCGGGAGGGAGCCTCGAAAGGGAGCTCGGGCACGGCAGCGGCGTCCTCTACACCGAAGCGACCCCGGCCGCCCTGGCCGCGGCTCTCGAAGAGCTGCTCGGCGATCGCGACAAGTGGCGGGATGCCTCGTCGGCCGCTTCGGCCGCTACCGCGGCTGCGCTGTGGGGGCGCGCAGCCGAACGCTTCTACGCGTCGGTCGAAAGCGCTCTGCAGGCAGCGGCACGTGCAGCCGAAAGCGCCGACGGCGCGGCCCGCCAGGTAGCGGTGAGCGACCGTCAAAGGTAG
- a CDS encoding DUF2142 domain-containing protein has product MSARLSGERRRRWLASIDRLLLAVGVLVAFAVPLLRPTQLPLFVTPAQPVEQVAVVGKGSAPVCFATTPFAGEVRLRLWLRREGVGSPRTEVGRGVRIAISARARDGALVGTRLARIELTSVARRVDLPLTAPPGTTAVCIAGGGRARAALLGQGGTPTSEVRRASARPLLADLGALVDRIANGSLHPVAEVLGSWVVVLPFAAFALAIAWVVRLLGRGRQLALRTVAGSCAALGFAHALVWAALVPPFQVPDEQVHYHYAAYLAQHGLGPPPTGRFADRGSPQQSATMEVLGTGSVAFNPRGKPPWQSIDDALERAERLPNRMAAVRTNASSQPPLFYATLAPAALLFDDVLPQLLAMRLVGAAWMGALAALAALFFAALAPRALRAALIVGTATALFPLAAFIGGGVNPDVALAATTMLALLAGLRFLECPTVGRGVTFAAAAAAPPLVKLTGLALVPGFVAIVAVFAAQRGRSLSGRQRSAVAASLAITALLAFCAYAAWADASGRPLLPAAVSSSVGAAGGTATTPPVKLREFASYAWQFYLPRLPFQQDLIPGQPWRSVWLDGLAGRFGYLDYSLPGGVAVVLAVFLLGLVIAALRGATAVVRSRGWALLRDPVAGVVVAAALCALGVLFTVAWSDYNSLRTGGVPFRQARYLLPLLPLVVLAAVAARRGLAARYRGIAATVVLFACGLWSGVAIVTTVGRYYL; this is encoded by the coding sequence ATGAGCGCGCGGCTCTCGGGCGAGCGTCGACGCCGGTGGCTGGCGTCGATCGATCGCCTGCTGCTCGCCGTCGGGGTTCTGGTCGCGTTCGCGGTGCCGTTGTTGCGCCCCACGCAGTTGCCTCTGTTCGTGACGCCGGCGCAGCCGGTCGAGCAGGTCGCGGTCGTCGGCAAGGGGAGCGCGCCGGTGTGCTTCGCGACAACGCCCTTCGCTGGCGAAGTGCGGCTTCGCCTCTGGCTGCGCCGCGAGGGTGTCGGATCCCCGCGGACAGAGGTAGGCCGAGGAGTACGGATCGCAATTTCCGCGCGCGCACGCGACGGAGCTCTCGTCGGCACGCGATTGGCGCGCATCGAGCTGACATCTGTAGCCCGCCGGGTCGATCTCCCGTTGACAGCTCCCCCGGGTACGACTGCTGTTTGCATCGCTGGGGGCGGGAGAGCGCGCGCAGCACTGCTCGGGCAGGGCGGTACACCCACGAGCGAAGTTCGCCGGGCCAGTGCTCGGCCGCTTCTCGCCGACCTCGGCGCACTGGTCGACAGGATCGCGAACGGCTCTCTCCATCCCGTCGCGGAGGTGCTCGGCAGCTGGGTGGTCGTCTTGCCGTTCGCTGCCTTCGCGCTCGCGATCGCCTGGGTCGTTCGTCTCCTCGGCCGCGGCCGGCAGCTCGCGTTGCGAACTGTTGCTGGTAGCTGCGCGGCACTCGGTTTTGCGCACGCGCTGGTCTGGGCGGCGCTGGTGCCGCCCTTCCAGGTGCCCGACGAGCAGGTCCACTACCACTACGCCGCCTATCTCGCCCAGCACGGCCTCGGGCCACCGCCTACGGGTCGCTTCGCCGACCGCGGCTCGCCACAACAGAGCGCAACGATGGAAGTGCTCGGCACCGGATCGGTTGCGTTCAACCCGCGCGGGAAACCCCCGTGGCAGAGCATCGACGACGCACTCGAGCGTGCCGAGCGCTTGCCGAACCGCATGGCGGCGGTGCGGACGAACGCCTCTTCGCAACCGCCCCTTTTCTACGCCACGTTGGCGCCAGCGGCGCTGCTGTTCGACGACGTCTTGCCCCAGCTGCTCGCGATGCGACTCGTCGGCGCTGCCTGGATGGGTGCGCTAGCGGCGCTCGCAGCGCTGTTTTTCGCGGCGCTGGCACCTCGGGCGTTGCGTGCGGCGTTGATCGTCGGGACGGCCACGGCGCTTTTTCCGCTCGCGGCCTTCATCGGCGGTGGCGTCAATCCGGACGTCGCGCTGGCGGCGACGACGATGTTGGCGCTACTCGCGGGATTGCGCTTTCTCGAGTGTCCGACTGTCGGCCGCGGGGTCACCTTCGCCGCTGCTGCTGCCGCTCCACCGCTCGTGAAACTCACCGGGCTCGCGCTCGTTCCCGGCTTCGTGGCGATCGTCGCGGTCTTTGCGGCGCAGCGTGGGCGCAGTCTGTCTGGGCGACAACGGTCGGCTGTTGCCGCCTCCCTCGCCATCACGGCGCTGTTGGCGTTCTGCGCTTACGCGGCGTGGGCGGATGCCAGCGGGCGGCCGCTGCTTCCGGCCGCCGTTTCGAGCTCGGTGGGCGCAGCGGGCGGTACCGCCACGACACCGCCGGTCAAGCTCCGCGAGTTCGCGAGTTACGCCTGGCAGTTCTACCTACCGCGGCTTCCCTTCCAGCAAGATCTGATTCCGGGTCAGCCGTGGCGCTCGGTATGGCTCGACGGCCTCGCCGGCCGGTTCGGATACCTCGATTACTCGCTTCCGGGTGGTGTAGCCGTCGTGCTCGCGGTTTTCTTGCTCGGTCTTGTGATCGCCGCGTTGCGTGGTGCGACGGCGGTCGTGCGCAGCCGCGGGTGGGCGCTGTTGCGCGACCCGGTCGCGGGTGTCGTAGTCGCGGCGGCGCTTTGCGCGCTCGGCGTGTTGTTCACCGTCGCTTGGTCCGACTACAACTCGCTGCGCACGGGAGGCGTGCCGTTCCGACAGGCGCGCTATCTGCTGCCGCTGTTGCCGCTCGTGGTGCTGGCGGCGGTCGCCGCTCGGCGAGGTCTCGCGGCCCGCTACAGGGGAATCGCGGCGACCGTGGTGCTGTTCGCGTGTGGACTGTGGAGCGGTGTCGCGATCGTCACGACGGTCGGTCGTTACTACCTTTGA
- a CDS encoding glycosyltransferase family 4 protein, which yields MRVCVVYDCLFPLTVGGAERWYRNLAERLAREGHEVTYLTRRQWPRSHPPTVPGVRIVAVSPPGDLYTRSGRRRILPPLLFGIGVLWHLLRHGRRYDVVHTASFPYFSVLAAAAARARGRYRLVVDWHEVWSREYWHSYLGPLGAVGWAVQRLCARVDHESFCFSRLHAERLRTIAPRTRPLVLRGEYAGPTEPRGPEPAEPVVVFAGRHIPEKRVPLLVEAFAIVARHDRELRLEILGDGPERGRVEEAVERHGLRGRVELPGFVAPQEVDRRLGRALCMVLPSMREGYGMVVVEAASRGVPSIVVSAPDNAAVELVKNGENGFVCASDNPEELARAILRVRDAGDELRERTAAWFRRNAEKLSLESSLRCVAASYAREDEPATASACR from the coding sequence GTGAGAGTCTGTGTGGTCTACGACTGCCTGTTCCCGCTGACGGTCGGCGGCGCCGAGCGCTGGTACCGCAACCTCGCCGAGCGGCTGGCACGCGAGGGGCACGAGGTTACGTACCTGACCCGCCGCCAGTGGCCGCGCTCGCACCCCCCAACCGTGCCTGGCGTAAGGATCGTCGCGGTATCGCCGCCGGGCGATCTCTACACGCGTAGCGGCCGGCGACGGATCCTGCCACCCTTGCTGTTCGGCATCGGTGTTCTCTGGCACCTGCTGCGGCACGGGCGCCGCTATGACGTCGTCCACACGGCGTCGTTCCCGTACTTCAGTGTGCTGGCAGCAGCAGCAGCGCGCGCCCGCGGCCGCTACCGCCTCGTCGTCGACTGGCACGAGGTCTGGTCGCGCGAATACTGGCACTCCTACCTCGGCCCGCTCGGCGCGGTCGGCTGGGCGGTGCAGCGCCTTTGCGCACGCGTCGACCATGAGAGCTTCTGTTTCTCCCGACTGCACGCCGAGCGGCTGCGCACGATTGCTCCCCGCACCCGGCCGCTTGTGCTGCGCGGCGAGTACGCCGGCCCGACCGAGCCGCGTGGCCCTGAACCCGCCGAACCGGTCGTCGTCTTCGCCGGGCGCCACATCCCCGAAAAACGTGTGCCGCTCCTCGTCGAAGCGTTCGCGATCGTCGCACGCCACGACCGCGAGCTGCGCCTAGAGATTCTCGGCGACGGTCCCGAGCGCGGGCGCGTGGAAGAGGCCGTCGAGCGTCACGGCCTGCGCGGTCGCGTCGAGCTGCCGGGGTTCGTCGCCCCGCAAGAGGTCGACCGGCGTCTCGGGCGGGCGCTGTGCATGGTCTTGCCTTCGATGCGCGAGGGCTACGGGATGGTGGTGGTGGAAGCCGCCTCGCGCGGCGTTCCGAGCATCGTCGTGAGCGCACCCGACAACGCTGCCGTCGAGCTCGTCAAGAACGGCGAGAACGGCTTCGTGTGCGCGAGCGACAACCCCGAGGAGCTAGCGCGAGCGATCCTGCGCGTGCGCGACGCCGGCGACGAACTGCGAGAGCGGACCGCCGCCTGGTTCCGCCGCAACGCCGAGAAGCTCTCGCTCGAAAGCTCGCTGCGCTGCGTCGCCGCGAGCTACGCCCGGGAGGACGAGCCCGCGACCGCCAGCGCCTGCCGGTAG
- a CDS encoding glycosyltransferase family 2 protein, translating to MNDATFAEENAPSGLATAREADGGEVDAHAARAAAPAGTGVAVSVVIPCLNESETIAECVRRAHEVLRAAGLDGEVVVADNGSEDGSAELARRAGARVVHEPRRGYGSAYHAGLAAARGRYVVMLDADLTYPLEDIPRFVAALEEGADVVIGNRMGNIQPGAMPWLHRYIGNPLLTGVLNVFFRTGVRDAHCGMRALRREALPRLELRTTGMEFASEMVIRAAKAGLRIEQLDIEYRPRRGESKLSTFRDGWRHLRFLLVHSPTYLFIVPGAAMVLAGALAMATVLAGLELFGRQWQLHALIAGSLAAVVGTQVLALGLCAHAYGTYFMGEKDRWFDWARARFRLEHGLLLGAVLTLAGLAIAAAIVVTWAERGFGRLGEERLAVLAATLVTIGLQVVFSSFLLSILGLRRQ from the coding sequence ATGAACGACGCGACGTTCGCAGAAGAGAACGCGCCGAGCGGTCTCGCCACGGCGCGGGAAGCAGACGGCGGCGAGGTCGACGCGCACGCTGCGCGTGCGGCGGCACCGGCAGGGACGGGGGTCGCTGTTTCGGTCGTCATCCCCTGCTTGAACGAGTCCGAGACGATCGCCGAGTGCGTGCGTAGAGCGCACGAGGTGTTGCGTGCAGCCGGCCTCGACGGCGAGGTGGTCGTTGCCGACAACGGTTCCGAGGACGGCAGCGCCGAGCTCGCGCGCCGCGCCGGGGCGCGCGTCGTGCACGAACCGCGCCGCGGCTACGGCAGCGCCTACCACGCCGGCCTTGCGGCCGCGCGCGGTCGCTACGTGGTGATGCTCGATGCCGACCTCACCTACCCGCTCGAGGACATTCCCCGCTTCGTGGCGGCGCTCGAGGAGGGCGCCGACGTCGTGATCGGCAACCGCATGGGCAACATCCAGCCCGGCGCGATGCCGTGGCTCCACCGCTACATCGGCAACCCGCTGCTCACCGGCGTCTTGAACGTCTTTTTCCGCACCGGGGTCCGTGACGCGCACTGCGGCATGCGCGCCCTCCGTCGCGAGGCTCTGCCGCGCCTCGAGTTGCGAACGACAGGGATGGAGTTCGCGTCCGAGATGGTGATCCGTGCCGCCAAGGCCGGCTTGCGCATCGAGCAGCTCGACATCGAGTACCGGCCGCGGCGCGGCGAGTCGAAGCTGAGCACCTTCCGCGACGGCTGGCGCCATCTGCGCTTTCTGCTCGTCCACAGCCCGACCTATCTGTTCATCGTGCCGGGGGCGGCGATGGTTCTGGCGGGGGCGCTGGCGATGGCGACCGTGCTGGCCGGTCTCGAGCTCTTCGGGCGCCAGTGGCAGCTTCACGCCCTGATCGCCGGGTCGCTCGCTGCCGTCGTGGGAACGCAGGTGCTGGCGCTCGGGCTGTGCGCCCACGCCTACGGCACCTACTTCATGGGCGAGAAAGACCGCTGGTTCGACTGGGCGCGAGCCCGCTTCCGCCTCGAGCACGGCCTCCTGCTGGGCGCGGTGCTGACCCTCGCCGGCCTCGCGATCGCCGCGGCGATCGTCGTCACTTGGGCCGAGCGCGGCTTCGGTCGCTTGGGCGAGGAGCGGCTCGCGGTGCTTGCCGCCACCCTCGTCACGATCGGCTTGCAAGTGGTCTTTTCGTCGTTTTTGTTGAGCATCTTGGGTTTGCGCCGACAATGA
- a CDS encoding glycosyltransferase family 4 protein encodes MSHAGSVSGRSATTRSASGSGRRLRVALDLAFLEPGAMGGLETYARELARALARRDDVELVVVASRRLRGDSLVELGRCVWVAGDPKRRLDWVLADQVAVPRAAARAGADVVHFLASTAAVAGHVARVVTVHDLAFLRHPRTHFGVRAAGMAVLVPLAAHRAERVITPSAFVADELVRFLRVPRGRVAVVHEGLGRSVDARTAAGDLPRPVAERLAARPRPLVLTASAKRPHKNLARLIRAVALIPPHRRPLLVLPGYPTPYESELRALARSLGIEGEVCLLGWVADRELDALYARASCFVFPSLYEGFGLPVLEAMARGVPVATSDRASLPEVAGDAALYFDPLSPHSIAAALERLLADENLAARLRSQGRERARRFTWDACAEGTVAVYRQALAVAGSSSRA; translated from the coding sequence GTGAGCCACGCGGGCAGCGTCAGCGGCCGCTCGGCGACCACGCGATCCGCGTCGGGGTCGGGTCGGCGTCTCCGCGTCGCGCTCGATCTGGCTTTCCTCGAGCCGGGCGCGATGGGCGGTCTCGAGACGTACGCCCGCGAGTTGGCTCGCGCGCTGGCGCGCCGCGACGACGTCGAGCTGGTGGTTGTCGCTTCGCGCCGGCTTCGGGGCGACAGCCTGGTGGAGCTCGGGCGTTGCGTCTGGGTGGCCGGCGACCCGAAGAGGCGTCTGGATTGGGTGTTGGCCGACCAGGTCGCTGTTCCGCGCGCCGCCGCGCGCGCCGGTGCCGACGTCGTTCACTTCCTCGCTTCGACGGCCGCGGTGGCGGGACACGTCGCGCGTGTCGTGACGGTCCACGACCTCGCCTTCCTGCGCCATCCGCGCACGCACTTCGGGGTCCGCGCCGCCGGCATGGCTGTGCTCGTGCCGCTCGCCGCCCACCGCGCCGAGCGCGTGATCACGCCGAGCGCGTTCGTGGCGGACGAGCTGGTGCGGTTTTTGCGCGTGCCGCGCGGGCGCGTCGCGGTGGTGCACGAGGGACTCGGACGCAGCGTCGACGCGCGCACAGCAGCGGGCGACCTGCCACGACCGGTCGCCGAGCGGCTCGCGGCCCGGCCACGCCCGCTGGTCTTGACAGCGTCGGCGAAGCGGCCGCACAAGAACCTCGCGCGCTTGATCCGCGCCGTGGCGCTTATTCCGCCGCACCGCCGTCCGCTGCTCGTGCTTCCCGGTTATCCCACTCCCTACGAGTCCGAGCTCCGCGCGCTCGCCCGCTCCCTCGGCATCGAGGGCGAGGTGTGCTTGCTGGGCTGGGTGGCCGACCGCGAGCTCGACGCGCTCTACGCGCGCGCCAGCTGCTTCGTGTTCCCCTCGCTCTACGAGGGCTTCGGCTTGCCGGTCCTCGAGGCGATGGCGCGCGGCGTGCCGGTCGCGACGTCCGACCGCGCAAGCTTGCCGGAAGTCGCGGGTGACGCGGCGCTGTACTTCGATCCGCTCAGTCCGCACTCGATCGCAGCCGCGCTCGAACGCTTGCTTGCCGACGAGAACCTTGCCGCCCGGCTGCGCAGCCAAGGTCGCGAGCGTGCACGCCGGTTCACCTGGGACGCTTGTGCAGAGGGTACGGTGGCCGTCTACCGGCAGGCGCTGGCGGTCGCGGGCTCGTCCTCCCGGGCGTAG